From one Nonomuraea polychroma genomic stretch:
- a CDS encoding SWIM zinc finger family protein, which translates to MNDARGFSAFPPQRAGARFATSWWGRAWIKAMEDTSLDQVLLRKGRTYAKIGRLGPITVSPGRIAAVADSEYDTVVRVEQLTDAEWERFLDQVAAKSGHIAALLDRDMPHDLVQAAEDAAVPLLPAVGDLEPECSCPDWGHPCQHAAALCYQVSWLLDADPFVLLLMRGRGERQLIEALQGRDVPDTAQAARGVPAAEAFAAGVPPLPEPPPSDVPFAPPALEPGTGAESVDVAALRVLAASAAARARELLVRGRLPELTEYQDRVRLAAEHDLDLGLESAVAAWRHGGADGLEVLESAWTPPRRDLARARALLEAGWEGERPPPIEAWRNRWTLGSLQLRYGRDGRWYPFVERDGGWWPAGPPERDPSALTHHLQGA; encoded by the coding sequence ATGAACGACGCACGCGGATTCTCCGCTTTCCCGCCGCAGCGCGCCGGCGCCCGTTTCGCCACCTCCTGGTGGGGGCGCGCCTGGATCAAGGCGATGGAGGACACCTCGCTCGACCAGGTCCTGCTGCGCAAGGGCCGCACGTACGCCAAAATCGGCCGGCTCGGCCCCATCACCGTCAGCCCGGGGCGCATCGCCGCCGTCGCCGACAGCGAATACGACACCGTCGTACGTGTCGAGCAGCTCACCGACGCCGAATGGGAACGTTTCCTGGACCAGGTCGCCGCCAAGAGCGGGCACATCGCCGCGCTGCTCGACCGCGACATGCCGCACGACCTGGTCCAAGCCGCCGAGGACGCCGCCGTGCCGCTGCTGCCCGCCGTCGGTGACCTGGAGCCGGAGTGCTCCTGCCCCGACTGGGGGCACCCGTGCCAGCACGCCGCCGCCCTGTGCTACCAGGTCTCCTGGCTGCTGGACGCCGACCCGTTCGTGCTGCTGCTGATGCGCGGGCGCGGCGAGCGGCAGCTGATCGAGGCGCTCCAGGGCCGCGACGTGCCCGACACCGCGCAGGCCGCGCGCGGGGTGCCGGCGGCAGAGGCGTTCGCCGCCGGCGTGCCGCCGCTGCCCGAGCCACCCCCCTCCGACGTCCCCTTCGCCCCGCCCGCCCTGGAGCCAGGAACCGGTGCCGAGTCCGTGGACGTGGCGGCCCTGCGGGTGCTGGCCGCCTCCGCCGCCGCCCGCGCCCGCGAGCTGCTGGTACGCGGCCGTCTCCCGGAGCTGACCGAATACCAGGACCGGGTACGCCTGGCCGCCGAGCACGACCTGGACCTCGGCCTGGAGAGCGCGGTGGCGGCCTGGCGCCACGGCGGCGCCGACGGCCTGGAGGTGCTCGAATCGGCCTGGACACCGCCCCGGCGGGACCTGGCCAGGGCGCGAGCCCTGCTGGAAGCCGGCTGGGAAGGCGAGCGGCCACCCCCGATCGAGGCGTGGCGCAACCGCTGGACCCTCGGCTCCCTACAGCTGCGCTACGGCCGCGACGGCCGCTGGTACCCGTTCGTCGAGCGCGACGGCGGCTGGTGGCCGGCCGGTCCGCCCGAACGCGACCCCTCGGCGCTGACCCACCACCTTCAGGGGGCGTAA
- a CDS encoding energy-coupling factor transporter transmembrane component T family protein has translation MNGLTGAYVPGASPLHRLPAGAKLAGLALACTVLVVLRSPLALAGAAAVVAGLYAVSRVGVAAAWAQVRPVRWFAVALFGMQWIFVDLAGATSTTLRVVVAVALAGLVTITTRTSAMMAALERCLRPARFAGLDPFRLSLLLSLTVRSVPVLAELATRVREAQRARGVERSLRAFAVPMVVSALRHADALGEALSARGLDD, from the coding sequence ATGAACGGGCTCACCGGCGCCTACGTCCCCGGCGCCAGCCCGCTGCACCGGCTGCCCGCAGGCGCCAAGCTGGCCGGGCTCGCGCTCGCGTGCACGGTGTTGGTGGTGCTGCGCTCACCGCTCGCGCTGGCGGGGGCGGCGGCCGTGGTGGCCGGGCTCTACGCGGTCTCGCGGGTCGGGGTGGCGGCGGCCTGGGCGCAGGTACGGCCGGTGCGCTGGTTCGCCGTGGCGTTGTTCGGCATGCAGTGGATCTTCGTGGATCTGGCGGGCGCGACGTCCACGACGCTGCGGGTGGTGGTCGCGGTCGCGCTGGCCGGCCTGGTCACGATCACCACCCGCACGTCGGCCATGATGGCCGCGCTGGAACGGTGCCTGCGGCCGGCCAGGTTCGCCGGGCTGGACCCGTTCCGGCTGTCATTGCTGCTGTCGCTGACCGTGCGGAGCGTGCCCGTGCTGGCCGAGCTGGCCACCCGCGTACGGGAGGCCCAGCGGGCCCGGGGTGTCGAGCGCAGCCTGCGGGCCTTCGCCGTGCCGATGGTGGTCAGCGCGCTGCGGCACGCCGATGCGCTGGGGGAGGCGCTCAGCGCCCGCGGCCTGGACGACTGA
- a CDS encoding ArsR/SmtB family transcription factor, with product MHAFDVLGDPVRRRILELLAGGEQSSGELTAVIQREFGISQPAVSQHLKVLRDNGFASVRAQGTRRLYAVQPGPLQEIDAWLELFRGFWTQRLDALATELARGKRERRMTGETKDT from the coding sequence GTGCACGCATTCGACGTCCTCGGCGATCCTGTCCGGCGCCGGATCCTGGAGTTGCTGGCCGGCGGCGAGCAGAGCTCCGGCGAGCTCACCGCCGTCATCCAGCGCGAGTTCGGCATCTCCCAGCCGGCCGTTTCCCAACATCTGAAGGTGCTGCGTGACAACGGGTTCGCCAGCGTGCGGGCTCAGGGCACGCGACGGCTTTACGCCGTCCAGCCCGGGCCTCTGCAGGAAATCGACGCGTGGCTGGAGCTCTTCCGCGGCTTCTGGACTCAGCGCCTGGACGCGCTGGCCACGGAGCTGGCCCGCGGCAAGCGCGAACGCCGCATGACAGGCGAGACGAAGGACACCTGA
- a CDS encoding SRPBCC family protein, with the protein MDLFDEITRAHRELLDGDRKVVTLRRSYDADVEDVWDACTSAERLSRWFLPVTGDLKLGGKYQFEGNAGGEILQCEPPRLLKVSWLFGDNPGFSEVEVRLSAEDGGTLFELVHTAEVPPEFWAMGGPGSVGVGWDLGLLGLSLHLSGLPQFDESTFHLTDEGRRVIIESSEAWGRAYEAAGGAPDQVAAAVANITAFYAPEEESS; encoded by the coding sequence ATGGACTTGTTTGACGAGATCACCCGGGCGCATCGCGAGTTGCTCGACGGCGACCGCAAGGTCGTCACCTTGCGCCGGAGCTACGACGCCGACGTCGAGGACGTGTGGGACGCCTGCACCAGCGCCGAGCGGCTGAGCCGCTGGTTCCTGCCCGTGACAGGAGACCTGAAGCTGGGCGGCAAATACCAGTTCGAGGGCAACGCGGGCGGCGAGATCCTGCAGTGCGAGCCGCCCCGCCTGCTGAAGGTCAGCTGGCTGTTCGGCGACAACCCCGGCTTCTCCGAGGTGGAGGTGCGCCTGTCCGCCGAGGACGGCGGCACCCTGTTCGAACTGGTCCACACCGCCGAGGTGCCGCCCGAGTTCTGGGCGATGGGTGGTCCGGGCTCGGTCGGGGTCGGCTGGGACCTCGGGCTGCTGGGCCTGAGCCTGCACCTGTCGGGCCTGCCGCAGTTCGACGAGAGCACCTTCCACCTGACCGACGAGGGCCGGCGGGTCATCATCGAGAGCAGCGAGGCGTGGGGCCGGGCTTACGAGGCCGCGGGCGGCGCGCCGGACCAGGTCGCCGCCGCCGTCGCGAACATCACCGCCTTCTACGCCCCCGAGGAAGAGTCGTCGTGA
- a CDS encoding DEAD/DEAH box helicase produces the protein MTDLVRHAAVFEPGDPPRSGHVTFLDPGGDDAVTVAEQHAGAVRPRRVAATRVPVATAVAALARARTDEQAHPAARFWGAAALVALQLVTRGRIVPGVTAGDHDSWRAGPLDAADVQRIRDLAAAMPATARAVPIDGGDGPIGEELWLPDAENLLRAFLDAVADAMPRSPGAVRATGTTAYAAVKPVKVPHLRRWAEELSAGLDAGVRLSLRLEGDDLALAEFRAVVQLHSLADPSLVVDAAELWQGNDPGFGPRARIEATLAIRRAARAWPRLERLLDNAVPDELALSDGDVEDLLAGAAQRLAAAGVEVHWPRSLVRGLTATAVIGEQDAAPSDLPSFLGGHHLTSFNWQLALGGQRLTAAEMDRLAEAHRPVVRLRDQWVLIDPDLARKARQRDLKPLTGLDALGAALTGSVEVDGEQVPVEPTAWLRELRDRLAEPAEIAQPEGLAATLRDYQLHGLRWLARMTSLGLGGCLADDMGLGKTITLIALHLHRNAGPTLVVCPASLLGNWEREIARFAPGVPVRRFHGAARTLADEGFILTTYGTMRLDAARLGAHSWGLLVADEAQHVKNPASGTAKALREIPAAARVALTGTPVENNLSELWAILDWTTPGLLGPLARFRSRWAKPVESGDSETAARLARLVGPFLLRRRKSDPGIAPELPPKTETDRPVALTTEQAGLYEAVVREIMQQIADAQGMARRGLIVKLLTGLKQICNHPAQYLHESASRLPGRSGKLELLDELVDTIVAEDGAVLVFTQYVAMARLIDKHLTERGVPTQLLHGGTPVARREEMVRRFQDGQAPVFLLSLKAAGTGLNLTRADHVIHYDRWWNPAVEDQATDRAYRIGQTRPVQVHRLIAEGTIEDRVAEMLTAKRSLADAVLASGEAAFTELTDAELAALVELR, from the coding sequence CGCACCGACGAACAGGCCCATCCCGCCGCCCGCTTCTGGGGCGCGGCCGCGCTGGTCGCTCTCCAGCTTGTCACCCGCGGCCGCATCGTGCCCGGCGTGACGGCGGGCGACCACGACTCCTGGCGCGCCGGCCCCTTGGACGCGGCAGACGTACAGCGCATCCGCGACCTGGCCGCCGCCATGCCCGCCACCGCCCGCGCCGTCCCGATCGACGGCGGCGATGGGCCGATCGGCGAGGAGCTGTGGCTGCCCGATGCGGAAAACCTGCTGCGGGCCTTCCTCGACGCCGTCGCCGACGCCATGCCGCGCTCGCCCGGCGCCGTACGCGCCACCGGCACCACCGCCTACGCCGCCGTCAAACCCGTGAAAGTGCCGCACCTGCGCCGGTGGGCCGAGGAGTTGTCGGCCGGGCTCGACGCCGGGGTGCGCCTGTCCCTGCGCCTGGAGGGCGACGACCTGGCACTCGCCGAGTTCCGCGCGGTGGTCCAGCTGCACAGCCTGGCCGATCCGTCGCTGGTGGTGGACGCGGCCGAGCTGTGGCAGGGCAACGATCCCGGGTTCGGGCCACGGGCCAGGATCGAGGCGACACTCGCCATCCGCCGCGCGGCCCGCGCCTGGCCACGGCTGGAACGGCTGCTCGACAACGCGGTGCCGGACGAGCTGGCCCTGTCCGACGGCGACGTGGAAGACCTGCTGGCCGGCGCCGCGCAGCGGCTGGCAGCGGCCGGAGTGGAAGTCCACTGGCCGAGGTCGCTGGTGCGCGGCCTGACCGCCACCGCCGTCATCGGCGAGCAGGACGCGGCGCCGTCCGACCTGCCGTCGTTCCTCGGCGGCCACCACCTGACCAGCTTCAACTGGCAGCTCGCCCTCGGCGGGCAGCGGCTGACGGCCGCCGAGATGGACCGGCTGGCCGAAGCACACCGGCCCGTCGTACGGCTGCGCGACCAGTGGGTGCTCATCGACCCCGACCTGGCCCGCAAGGCCCGCCAGCGCGACCTCAAGCCGCTGACCGGGCTGGACGCCCTCGGCGCCGCGCTGACCGGATCGGTCGAGGTCGACGGCGAACAGGTGCCCGTGGAGCCCACCGCCTGGCTGCGGGAGCTGCGCGACCGGCTGGCCGAGCCGGCGGAGATCGCCCAGCCGGAAGGGCTGGCCGCCACCCTGCGCGACTACCAGCTGCACGGGCTGCGCTGGCTGGCCAGGATGACCTCGCTCGGGCTCGGCGGCTGCCTGGCCGACGACATGGGCCTGGGCAAGACCATCACGCTGATCGCCCTCCACCTGCACAGGAACGCCGGGCCCACGCTCGTGGTGTGCCCGGCGTCGCTGCTGGGCAACTGGGAGCGGGAGATCGCCAGATTCGCGCCAGGAGTCCCGGTACGACGCTTCCACGGCGCCGCCCGCACCCTGGCCGACGAGGGATTCATCCTGACGACGTACGGCACGATGCGGCTCGACGCGGCCCGGCTGGGCGCGCACTCCTGGGGCCTGCTTGTCGCCGACGAGGCACAACACGTCAAGAACCCGGCCTCCGGCACCGCCAAGGCTCTCCGCGAGATCCCCGCCGCCGCCCGCGTCGCCCTGACCGGCACCCCGGTCGAGAACAACCTGTCGGAGTTGTGGGCCATCCTCGACTGGACCACGCCGGGGCTGCTCGGCCCGCTCGCCCGATTCCGGTCGCGGTGGGCCAAACCCGTCGAGTCCGGCGACAGCGAGACGGCGGCCCGGCTGGCCCGGCTGGTAGGGCCGTTCCTGTTGCGCCGCCGCAAGAGCGACCCCGGCATCGCACCCGAGCTGCCGCCCAAGACCGAGACCGACCGGCCGGTCGCCCTCACCACCGAGCAGGCCGGCCTGTACGAGGCGGTGGTGCGGGAGATCATGCAGCAGATCGCGGACGCCCAGGGCATGGCCAGGCGCGGCCTCATCGTCAAGCTGCTGACCGGGCTCAAGCAGATCTGCAACCACCCCGCCCAGTACCTGCACGAAAGCGCCTCCAGGCTGCCCGGCCGCTCCGGCAAGCTGGAGCTGCTCGACGAGCTCGTCGACACCATCGTCGCCGAGGACGGCGCGGTGCTGGTGTTCACTCAATACGTCGCCATGGCCCGCCTCATCGACAAACACCTGACCGAACGCGGCGTGCCCACGCAACTGCTGCACGGCGGCACCCCCGTCGCCCGACGCGAGGAGATGGTGCGCCGCTTCCAGGACGGCCAGGCCCCGGTGTTCCTGCTGTCGCTCAAGGCCGCCGGCACCGGGCTGAACCTCACCCGCGCCGACCACGTCATCCACTACGACCGCTGGTGGAACCCCGCCGTGGAGGACCAGGCCACCGACCGCGCCTACCGCATCGGCCAGACCCGCCCCGTCCAGGTGCACCGGCTGATCGCCGAAGGCACGATCGAGGACCGGGTCGCCGAGATGCTGACAGCCAAGCGCTCGCTCGCCGACGCCGTGCTCGCCTCGGGCGAGGCCGCCTTCACCGAACTGACCGACGCCGAACTGGCCGCGCTCGTGGAGCTGCGATGA
- a CDS encoding helix-turn-helix transcriptional regulator, translated as MRADRLVAVLLLLQARGRVTAAELAEELEISVATARRDLEALSAAGIPVYPQQGRGGGWQLVGGARTDLTGLTAAEARALFLMLGPATTAAAPLTSALRKLMRALPATFRADAEAAARAVVSDSARWGEVGRELPELVEDLQGAVVGRRKVRLAYTGRGGRSTERLVDPLGLVDKDGVWYLLAGTDSGRRTFRVDRIAGAQMTDLPAEHPDDFDLSAEWERVVDEVEQRRSLVSAVVLIHDRHVPVLRDQFGRHCEVLGQDAGGRTRVRVAAPMALSIAEHLAGWGARIEVVEPEQVRAELARIGAELVARYAP; from the coding sequence ATGCGTGCCGACCGTCTCGTAGCCGTCCTGTTGCTCCTCCAGGCCCGTGGCCGGGTGACCGCCGCTGAGCTGGCGGAGGAGCTGGAGATCTCCGTGGCCACCGCCCGCCGCGACCTGGAGGCGTTGTCGGCGGCGGGCATCCCGGTGTACCCGCAGCAGGGCCGCGGCGGCGGCTGGCAGCTCGTCGGCGGCGCCCGTACCGACCTCACCGGTCTGACCGCGGCCGAAGCCCGGGCGTTGTTCCTGATGCTGGGGCCGGCGACGACCGCGGCAGCCCCGCTGACGTCGGCGCTGCGCAAGCTGATGCGAGCCCTGCCCGCGACGTTCCGGGCCGACGCCGAGGCCGCGGCGCGAGCGGTGGTGTCGGACTCGGCGCGGTGGGGCGAGGTCGGCCGGGAGCTGCCGGAGCTGGTGGAGGACCTGCAGGGCGCCGTGGTGGGCCGGCGGAAGGTGCGGCTGGCCTACACCGGCAGGGGCGGGCGCTCGACGGAGCGGCTGGTGGATCCGCTGGGGCTGGTCGACAAGGACGGCGTGTGGTATCTGCTGGCCGGCACGGACAGCGGGCGGCGCACGTTCCGCGTCGATCGGATCGCCGGCGCCCAGATGACGGACCTGCCCGCCGAGCACCCCGACGACTTCGACCTGTCGGCGGAGTGGGAGCGGGTCGTCGACGAGGTCGAGCAGCGGCGCTCGCTCGTCTCGGCGGTGGTGCTGATCCACGACCGGCACGTGCCGGTGTTGCGTGACCAGTTCGGCCGCCATTGCGAGGTGCTCGGGCAGGACGCCGGCGGCCGGACCCGGGTGCGGGTGGCGGCGCCGATGGCGCTGTCGATCGCCGAGCACCTGGCCGGGTGGGGCGCCCGGATCGAGGTGGTGGAGCCGGAGCAGGTCCGCGCCGAGCTGGCCAGGATCGGCGCGGAGCTGGTCGCGCGTTACGCCCCCTGA
- a CDS encoding energy-coupling factor ABC transporter ATP-binding protein, producing the protein MIEFSDVHVRLGLRDVLCGVTASLPERRVGVVGANGSGKSTLARLINGLAMPTSGSVTVLGMDTRRHAAKIRRGVGFLFTDPDAQIVMPTVAEDVAFSLRRKGLPREEVERRVADVLARYGLAGHADHPAHHLSGGQKQLLALCSVMVLEPDVLVMDEPTTLLDLRHSRQVAALLREMPQQVVVVSHDLPLLADFDRVLVLDQGRVVADGTPGEAIGHYRKLMS; encoded by the coding sequence GTGATCGAGTTCAGTGATGTGCACGTGCGCCTCGGCCTGCGGGACGTGTTGTGCGGCGTCACCGCCTCCCTGCCGGAGCGGCGCGTCGGCGTGGTCGGGGCCAACGGCTCGGGCAAGAGCACGCTGGCCCGCCTGATCAACGGCCTGGCGATGCCGACGTCGGGCAGCGTCACCGTGCTGGGCATGGACACCCGCCGCCACGCCGCGAAGATCAGGCGCGGCGTGGGCTTCCTGTTCACCGACCCGGACGCGCAGATCGTCATGCCGACGGTGGCAGAGGACGTGGCGTTCTCGCTGCGCCGCAAAGGCCTGCCCCGAGAGGAGGTCGAGCGGCGCGTGGCGGACGTCCTGGCCAGGTACGGCCTGGCCGGCCACGCCGACCACCCCGCGCACCACCTGTCCGGCGGGCAGAAGCAGCTGCTCGCGTTGTGCTCGGTGATGGTGCTGGAGCCGGACGTGCTGGTCATGGACGAGCCGACCACGTTGCTGGACCTGCGTCACTCGCGCCAGGTCGCCGCCCTGCTGCGGGAGATGCCCCAGCAGGTGGTGGTGGTCAGCCACGATCTGCCGTTGCTGGCCGATTTCGACCGGGTGCTGGTGCTGGACCAGGGCCGAGTCGTCGCCGACGGCACGCCCGGCGAGGCCATCGGCCACTACCGCAAGCTCATGTCATGA
- a CDS encoding thiolase family protein: MAATPIGAPAGGDQPTGAGIHREPTSDRPPAAGTDREPTSDRPTRRRLTGDEPVIVAARRTPIGTAGHAFKNLTVDLLAAPVIEAVARDVAGRQVDDVVLGNCMGPGGNVARVAALAAGLGHAVPGVTVDRQCGSGLAAILLAGQAVRAGEADLVIAGGAESASTAPLRTHRGAAEPYGRAPFTPAGHPDPDMGPAAEALAAARGVTRERQDAYACRSHAAALAAREAGRFAEEIVPVGGRGDDQRPRPLRPSSLARLPAAFVAGGTVTAGNSSPVSDGAAAVAIVPERLRAGLPGMRLVAGSVVGCDPELPGWGPVPAVRRVLARSGVDVAGVAAVEVVEAFAAQVLAVTEALGLDPLGADGERVCPDGGALALGHPWGATGAVVVTRLFTRLVRAGAPQGTLGLAAAAVGGGLGVAALFEVVR, from the coding sequence ATGGCTGCCACACCCATCGGCGCACCGGCAGGCGGCGACCAGCCGACCGGCGCAGGCATCCACCGCGAGCCCACGAGCGACCGGCCGCCCGCCGCAGGCACCGACCGCGAACCCACGAGCGACCGCCCTACCCGGCGCCGGCTCACGGGTGACGAGCCGGTCATCGTGGCCGCGCGTCGGACCCCGATCGGCACGGCCGGGCACGCGTTCAAAAACCTGACCGTGGACCTGCTGGCGGCGCCCGTGATCGAGGCCGTGGCCCGCGACGTCGCCGGACGCCAGGTGGACGACGTGGTGCTGGGCAACTGCATGGGTCCCGGCGGCAACGTGGCCAGGGTGGCGGCGCTGGCGGCCGGGCTGGGTCACGCGGTGCCCGGGGTGACGGTGGACCGGCAGTGCGGCAGCGGGCTGGCCGCGATCCTGCTGGCCGGGCAGGCGGTCCGCGCCGGGGAGGCGGACCTGGTGATCGCGGGCGGGGCGGAGAGCGCCTCGACCGCGCCGCTGCGTACGCACCGGGGGGCGGCCGAGCCGTACGGCCGGGCGCCGTTCACGCCCGCCGGTCACCCTGACCCCGACATGGGACCGGCCGCCGAAGCGCTGGCCGCGGCGCGCGGTGTCACCCGCGAGCGGCAGGACGCCTACGCCTGCCGCAGCCACGCCGCCGCGCTGGCCGCCCGCGAGGCGGGCCGGTTCGCCGAGGAGATCGTCCCGGTCGGCGGGCGGGGTGACGATCAGCGGCCGCGGCCACTGCGGCCGTCGTCGCTGGCCCGGCTGCCTGCGGCGTTCGTGGCGGGCGGTACAGTGACGGCCGGTAATTCCTCCCCGGTCAGCGACGGCGCCGCGGCCGTGGCCATCGTGCCCGAGCGGTTGCGCGCGGGCCTGCCGGGGATGCGGTTGGTGGCCGGGTCTGTCGTCGGGTGCGATCCCGAGCTGCCCGGGTGGGGGCCGGTGCCCGCGGTACGCCGGGTGCTGGCGCGTTCGGGGGTGGATGTGGCGGGGGTCGCCGCGGTGGAGGTCGTGGAGGCGTTCGCGGCGCAGGTGCTGGCCGTCACCGAGGCGCTCGGCCTGGACCCGCTGGGCGCCGACGGGGAGCGGGTCTGCCCGGACGGCGGCGCGCTGGCACTGGGCCATCCGTGGGGCGCCACGGGCGCGGTCGTGGTGACCAGGCTGTTCACCCGGCTCGTCCGCGCCGGCGCCCCGCAGGGAACGCTCGGCCTGGCCGCGGCCGCGGTCGGCGGCGGCCTCGGCGTGGCCGCCCTGTTCGAAGTGGTGAGGTGA
- a CDS encoding VOC family protein translates to MNPRGKEPTMLAGLTTVAYYTPDMEATKRWYTELLGLAPYLDTPDYMEFRIGDYLHELGFVNSKHAGSELAKTPAPSTVGPAGAVVFWHVDDVPAALARLVSMGAREHDAPHDRGEGFITASVIDPWGNILGLMYNPHYLSVRAALKETS, encoded by the coding sequence ATGAACCCGAGAGGAAAGGAACCGACCATGCTGGCCGGGCTCACCACCGTCGCCTACTACACCCCCGACATGGAGGCGACCAAGCGCTGGTACACCGAGCTGCTGGGCCTCGCGCCCTACCTCGACACGCCGGACTACATGGAGTTCCGCATCGGCGACTACCTGCACGAGCTCGGCTTCGTCAACAGCAAGCATGCGGGCAGCGAGCTGGCCAAGACCCCGGCTCCCAGCACGGTCGGACCGGCGGGCGCCGTGGTGTTCTGGCACGTCGACGACGTGCCGGCGGCCCTCGCGCGGCTCGTGTCCATGGGCGCCCGGGAGCACGACGCCCCGCACGACCGGGGCGAGGGTTTCATCACCGCCTCAGTGATCGACCCCTGGGGCAACATCCTGGGCCTGATGTACAACCCGCACTACCTGAGCGTCCGCGCCGCACTCAAGGAGACGTCATGA
- a CDS encoding NAD(P)-dependent oxidoreductase yields the protein MRLVVFGATGGIGLEVVRQGLDLRHEITAVVRSASRLPAELHARVDVVEADVMDPDAITPAVKGRDAVITAIGPRGRGPTTVHSASIASIIEAMRRTGVRRLLTVGASGMVADAGDGLLTRYVLKPLVVQRVFGQSYADLAASEELVRASDLDWTIVRPSRLTNAGRTNRYRTARDLNVRGGMSTTRADVADCMLGLIGDPTSARHVISVAS from the coding sequence ATGAGGCTCGTCGTATTCGGCGCGACCGGCGGCATCGGGCTGGAGGTGGTCCGCCAAGGGCTCGACCTGCGCCACGAGATCACCGCGGTCGTGCGCTCGGCGTCCCGGCTGCCCGCTGAGCTGCATGCGCGGGTCGACGTCGTCGAGGCCGACGTGATGGACCCCGACGCCATCACGCCGGCGGTCAAGGGCCGCGATGCGGTGATCACCGCGATCGGCCCGCGCGGACGCGGCCCGACCACCGTCCACTCCGCCAGTATCGCCTCCATCATCGAGGCCATGCGGCGGACGGGGGTGCGGCGGCTGCTGACGGTGGGCGCGAGCGGCATGGTGGCCGACGCGGGCGACGGCCTGCTCACGCGGTACGTGCTCAAGCCGCTCGTCGTGCAGCGCGTGTTCGGCCAGTCCTACGCCGACCTGGCCGCGTCGGAGGAGCTGGTGCGGGCCTCCGATCTGGACTGGACGATCGTGCGGCCCTCGCGGCTGACGAACGCGGGGCGTACCAACCGCTACCGCACCGCCCGGGACCTCAATGTGCGGGGCGGCATGAGCACCACCCGCGCCGACGTGGCCGACTGCATGCTGGGGCTGATCGGCGACCCCACGTCGGCGCGGCACGTCATCTCGGTGGCGTCCTAG
- a CDS encoding YdeI/OmpD-associated family protein, with amino-acid sequence MTIFTDAAAWRDWLAGHHDSETEVWLVIAKKGTTEPTTLTYGQALEEALCYGWIDGQARSRDSATYLQRFSPRRTRSPWSQPNIARVERLRREGRMRPAGLAAVERAKADGRWDERP; translated from the coding sequence ATGACCATATTCACCGACGCCGCCGCGTGGCGGGACTGGCTGGCCGGCCACCACGACAGCGAGACCGAGGTGTGGCTCGTGATCGCCAAGAAGGGCACGACGGAGCCGACGACCCTCACCTACGGGCAGGCGCTGGAGGAGGCGCTGTGCTACGGCTGGATCGACGGCCAGGCCCGCTCCCGCGACTCCGCGACCTACCTGCAGCGCTTCAGCCCGCGCCGCACCCGCAGCCCGTGGTCCCAGCCCAACATCGCCCGCGTCGAGCGCCTGCGACGCGAGGGCCGGATGCGCCCGGCCGGCCTGGCGGCGGTCGAACGTGCCAAGGCCGACGGCCGCTGGGACGAACGCCCTTGA